TCGACACACTCGACAAGATCGACCCGGTTCGCCTGAACGCCACCGTGACTGCGCTTGCCGAAGGGTTACGCGGCAACGGGCATGATCTCGGTGCCGCACTGACATCTCTGTCCGAGTTCGTCGGCAGTGTCAGCCCACATCTGCCGACCCTGCAGACTGATCTCCAGAAGTTCAGTGGCACGGGTGACATCTACAACGCCGCTGCCGACGACCTGGTGTCCACACTGGGAAATGTGCCGACGGTGAGTGCCACCATTGTCGACGAAGCCGACCAACTCAGTTCGGTCTTGATGGCGACGACCGGGCTCTCCATCACCGGAGCGGACACCCTCGCACCCGCTGAGAACGATGTCGTGGCCGCCGTCCAACGACTACGCGCCCCGCTGGGGGTGCTCAGTGATTATTCTCCGGAATATGGTTGTCTCATAGACGCATTGGCCATGGCCTACAAAAAGTTCGGGCCCAATATCGGCGGAGTGCAACCGGCGCTCTTCGTCAATGCCGGATTCATTCCCGGGACCGCGGTCTACACCTATCCCGAGAGTCTTCCGTTGGTCAACGCATCAGGTGGCCCCAATTGTCGAGGTCTTCCCAACCTGCCCACAAAGCAATCCGGCGGATCGTGGTATCGCCCCCCTTTCCTTGTGACCGACAACGCCTATGTGCCATACCAGCCGAACACCGAGCTCCAGTTCGACGCGCCGTCGACACTGCAGTTCCTCTTCAACGGCGCCTATGCCGAACGGGATGACTACTGATGCGCTCCCGGAGGACCGGCCTGAAAGTTGCCATCTTCACTGCCGTCATGCTGCTCGTGCTGGCAGGCCTGGTCGTCACGTTCGGTCAGTTCCGCTTCGGATCGAACAACACCTTCCGTGCCGAGTTCGCGTCGGTGTCGCGTCTGAAAACCGGTCAGGACGTGCGCATCGCCGGAATTGCCGTCGGCTCTGTCAAAAACATCGCCATCGAGGGCGATCACGCCATCGTCACATTCACCGTCGACAAACGTCAGCAGCTCTACACCTCTACCCGGGCCGCCATCCGCTATCTCAACCTCACCGGCGACCGGTACCTGGAGATCCTCGCCGGACCCGGCGATCTCGTGAAATTGCCTGCTGGAGCCACGATTCCACGCTCGAACACTGTGCCTGCGCTCGATCTGGACGCTCTTCTCGGCGGCCTTCGACCTGTTCTCAAAGGTCTCGATGCAGCCAAACTGAACACCGTCAGCAATGCCATCATCGAGCTGTTACAGGGCAAAGGGGGCACGCTGTCCACGGTGCTCGCCACCACCGCCGATTTTACCCGGACGATCGCCAGCCGTGATCAGTTGATCGACCAGACGATCGACAATCTGACCACGGTGCTGG
The sequence above is drawn from the Mycolicibacterium neoaurum VKM Ac-1815D genome and encodes:
- a CDS encoding MCE family protein, which encodes MAVHLTRGTKVRVAAVVLTATCLAAACVTYLGYQGAFASTAAVTLTAPRAGLVMERDAKVKFLGVQIGRVTDIEYEDDAAQLTLAIRTDELAKVPSNVTARIASSTIFGAKSVELLPPERPVADHLARGAHLTAADVSVEVNTLFQTLVDTLDKIDPVRLNATVTALAEGLRGNGHDLGAALTSLSEFVGSVSPHLPTLQTDLQKFSGTGDIYNAAADDLVSTLGNVPTVSATIVDEADQLSSVLMATTGLSITGADTLAPAENDVVAAVQRLRAPLGVLSDYSPEYGCLIDALAMAYKKFGPNIGGVQPALFVNAGFIPGTAVYTYPESLPLVNASGGPNCRGLPNLPTKQSGGSWYRPPFLVTDNAYVPYQPNTELQFDAPSTLQFLFNGAYAERDDY
- a CDS encoding MCE family protein; its protein translation is MRSRRTGLKVAIFTAVMLLVLAGLVVTFGQFRFGSNNTFRAEFASVSRLKTGQDVRIAGIAVGSVKNIAIEGDHAIVTFTVDKRQQLYTSTRAAIRYLNLTGDRYLEILAGPGDLVKLPAGATIPRSNTVPALDLDALLGGLRPVLKGLDAAKLNTVSNAIIELLQGKGGTLSTVLATTADFTRTIASRDQLIDQTIDNLTTVLAAADHRSTELNTSIDQLQQLVTTLSKGRDPIVDAVEPLAAAQRDLTDVLSTARRPLQGVLENAGPLATALDDRKQEVNATIEPLAEDYLRLSALGAYGSFFNIYFCSVKIKINGPAGSDILLPAVKPPSSNNGRCDFVK